A genomic segment from Frateuria edaphi encodes:
- a CDS encoding tryptophan 2,3-dioxygenase yields the protein MGDNQRDLETGIETDLNGKMTYGGYLQLGTLLSAQRPLTSHHDEMLFIVQHHVSELWMKLVIHELKAAIADLRKDDVDGCLKVLARVKQVQRQLFEQWAVLETLTPAEYLEFRDMLGPSSGFQSLQYRMIEFALGNKHADMLAVFAHDPAAQAQLREVLEAPSLYDEFLRYLARRGHAVPPELIERDWTQPYRRNAGLLPVLKRIYEERGDFWPEYHLCEQLVDVEESFQLWRFRHMKTVERIIGHRRGTGGSSGVSFLKKALELEFFPELLDVRTVLGT from the coding sequence ATGGGCGACAACCAGCGCGACCTCGAAACCGGCATCGAGACGGACCTCAACGGCAAGATGACCTACGGCGGCTACCTGCAGCTGGGCACGCTGCTGTCCGCGCAGCGCCCGCTCACCAGCCACCACGACGAGATGCTGTTCATCGTGCAGCACCATGTTTCGGAGCTGTGGATGAAGCTGGTGATCCACGAGCTGAAGGCGGCGATCGCGGACCTGCGCAAGGACGACGTCGACGGCTGCCTGAAGGTGCTGGCCCGCGTGAAGCAGGTGCAACGCCAGCTGTTCGAGCAGTGGGCGGTGCTGGAGACGCTCACCCCCGCCGAATACCTTGAATTCCGCGACATGCTTGGGCCCTCCTCGGGCTTCCAGTCGCTGCAGTACCGCATGATCGAGTTCGCGCTGGGCAACAAGCACGCCGACATGCTGGCGGTGTTCGCCCACGATCCGGCGGCGCAGGCGCAGCTGCGCGAGGTGCTGGAGGCGCCCAGCCTGTACGACGAATTCCTGCGCTATCTCGCCCGCCGCGGCCACGCCGTTCCGCCGGAACTCATCGAGCGCGACTGGACGCAGCCCTACCGCCGCAATGCGGGCCTCCTGCCGGTGCTCAAGCGCATCTACGAGGAACGCGGCGACTTTTGGCCGGAATACCATCTGTGCGAGCAGCTGGTGGACGTGGAGGAAAGCTTCCAGCTGTGGCGTTTCCGGCATATGAAAACGGTCGAGCGGATCATCGGGCACCGGCGCGGTACCGGGGGATCCTCGGGCGTGTCGTTCCTGAAGAAGGCGCTGGAGCTGGAGTTCTTTCCGGAATTGCTGGACGTGCGCACGGTGCTCGGCACCTGA